A region of Liolophura sinensis isolate JHLJ2023 chromosome 8, CUHK_Ljap_v2, whole genome shotgun sequence DNA encodes the following proteins:
- the LOC135474097 gene encoding cyclic nucleotide-gated cation channel alpha-3-like — protein sequence MASSSRSKEKLTDARPSEDDLEIIENGGLSPQPSIKTDDDANSEIVRIEERADEEEKYHNSTFGRFVRTLQLIKAWASGGRRSQLRRPDSFLERFAMGGKEMSGENGREGRRRKLSDIKYWRAFLVDPSENFYYRWIGVVSASVMYNLILVVARAVFLELHSSYLALWLSLDYLSDFLYLVDMGIQMRTGFLEQGLLVRDPLKLRQNYTKSVRFKIDICSILPTDIFYLILGVNTPILRINRLLRIMRVKEFFDRTDTRTNFPNMFRIMSLVLVILVIIHWNACLYFAISASIGFGTDKWVYPNVSDPLFKPLTRKYLYSFYWSTLTLTTIGETPQPIKDVEFLFVVVDFLIGVLIFATIVGNVGSMISNMNAARAEFQQKMDGVKQYMEFRKVSRDLEQRVIKWFDYLWTNKQSLNEEEVLSALPDKLKAEMAIHVHLDTLKRVSIFQDCEPGLLVELVLKLRLQVFSPGDYICRKGDIGKEMYIVKKGRLSVVGDDGHTIYATLIEGSVFGEVSILNIAGNKTGNRRTANVRSIGYSDLFCLSKDDLWDALTEYPEAKKKLIERGRQILMKDNLLDEAAMRKEEQRQESVEQRVDRVDVSLDHLQTRFARLLADFNSTQQKLKQRITKLEKMLSKENQDDDAISRASNDAISRLSVSETAS from the exons ATGGCGTCGTCCAGCAGATCCAAGGAAAAGCTCACAGACGCCCGTCCCTCAGAGGACGACCTGGAAATAATAGAAAACGGAGGCTTAAGTCCACAGCCATCCATCAAAACGGACGACGATGCAAACTCCGAAATCGTCCGCATCGAGGAGAGGGCTGACGAGGAGGAAAAGTACCATAACTCCACGTTTGGGCGATTTGTTCGGACATTACAG CTTATCAAAGCATGGGCTTCTGGAGGCAGACGGAGCCAGCTCCGGCGCCCGGATTCCTTCCTGGAGCGCTTTGCCATGGGCGGGAAGGAGATGTCTGGAGAGAATGGACGAGAAGGTCGCCGGAGAAAACTCTCCGACATCAA GTACTGGCGAGCATTCCTCGTGGACCCCTCAGAGAACTTCTACTACCGCTGGATAGGCGTCGTCTCCGCATCTGTGATGTACAACCTGATCCTAGTTGTTGCCAGGGCCGTCTTCTTGGAATTACACAGCTCCTATCTGGCATTATGGCTATCATTGGATTACCTCAGCGACTTTTTATATCTTGTGGACATGGGAATACAGATGAGAACAG GCTTCTTGGAACAAGGTCTTCTCGTTCGGGATCCTCTGAAACTACGGCAGAACTACACGAAGTCTGTCCGGTTTAAGATCGACATCTGTAGCATCCTGCCCACTGATATTTTTTACCTTATTCTCGGGGTGAACACGCCTATACTGCGGATTAACAGGTTACTGCGGATTATGCGCGTGAAAGAGTTCTTTGACCGCACAGACACGCGAACAAATTTTCCGAACATGTTTCGGATAATGAGTCTGGTTTTGGTGATATTGGTTATCATTCACTGGAACGCTTGTTTGTATTTCGCAATAAGTGCATCAATAGGATTTGGCACGGACAAATGGGTGTACCCGAACGTCAGCGATCCCTTATTTAAACCTCTCACGCGGAAGTACTTGTACAGTTTCTACTGGTCCACTTTGACTCTAACCACCATTGGAGAAACTCCTCAGCCCATTAAGGATGTGGAAttcttgtttgttgttgttgacttcCTAATAGGTGTGCTCATTTTCGCCACGATTGTCGGAAACGTGGGTAGCATGATCTCTAATATGAATGCCGCACGTGCTGAGTTTCAACAAAAGATGGACGGTGTAAAGCAATACATGGAGTTCCGAAAAGTAAGTAGAGACTTAGAACAAAGGGTAATTAAGTGGTTTGACTACCTGTGGACTAACAAACAGTCTCTGAACGAAGAGGAAGTACTTTCAGCTTTGCCCGACAAGCTCAAAGCTGAAATGGCCATCCATGTCCATTTAGACACGTTAAAGCGTGTCAGTATTTTCCAAGACTGTGAACCGGGGCTTCTGGTGGAATTGGTGCTAAAGTTACGGCTTCAGGTGTTCAGTCCAGGAGACTACATCTGCCGGAAAGGAGATATTGGTAAGGAAATGTATATCGTGAAAAAAGGTCGTCTCAGCGTCGTTGGCGACGATGGTCATACGATATATGCCACTCTGATCGAAGGCAGTGTGTTCGGAGAAGTCAGTATATTGAATATCGCAGGGAATAAGACCGGCAACCGAAGAACGGCCAACGTTCGCAGTATTGGGTACTCCGATCTTTTCTGTCTTTCCAAAGACGACCTGTGGGATGCGCTCACGGAGTATCCCGAAGCCAAAAAGAAGCTCATTGAGCGAGGCCGCCAAATTTTGATGAAAGACAATCTGCTGGACGAAGCGGCCATGCGGAAGGAGGAACAAAGGCAAGAGAGCGTGGAGCAACGGGTGGATCGTGTAGACGTTTCCTTAGACCACCTCCAAACACGCTTCGCTAGGCTTCTGGCAGACTTCAATAGCACCCAACAGAAACTCAAACAGCGAATAACAAAACTAGAGAAAATGCTCAGCAAGGAAAACCAAGACGACGATGCTATATCGAGAGCGTCTAATGACGCAATATCCCGATTGTCAGTTTCAGAGACCGCCAGTTAG